One part of the Segnochrobactrum spirostomi genome encodes these proteins:
- a CDS encoding LacI family DNA-binding transcriptional regulator, translating to MKPAPCDGALRRNSLAKATLEDVARLAGVSLATVDRVLNRRPGVRATTVEKVENAVATLGYRPDPFAARLARATRLKFCFILPVRATSFTIMLEAEARLAARWLAEQRAEIVVRRVDVFDPAILSRALAELEPGIDGVALVALDHPAVRAAIDGLVERGIAVVTLVSDVPSARREHFVGIDNSAAGRTAASLIGRFTAGRPGKIGVVAGSFALRDHAERLFGFQQVISAEYPTLTVLPPREGRDDFALNRVAVGELLENHPDLLAVYSIGAGNRGIVEALEAAGRAQDVVFIGHELTQHSRQWLLSGVMDVVIDQNPGHEVRSAARILLARCTGGSVLESQEKIRIGIYIRDNLP from the coding sequence ATGAAGCCTGCACCTTGCGATGGTGCGCTCCGGAGGAATTCCTTGGCCAAGGCCACTCTCGAGGATGTCGCCCGCCTCGCCGGCGTGAGTCTCGCGACCGTCGATCGCGTCCTCAACCGGCGCCCCGGCGTGCGCGCCACGACCGTCGAGAAGGTCGAGAACGCCGTCGCCACGCTGGGCTACCGGCCGGACCCTTTCGCGGCGCGGCTCGCCCGCGCGACCCGGCTGAAATTCTGCTTCATCCTGCCGGTGCGGGCGACCTCGTTCACCATCATGTTGGAGGCGGAAGCCCGGCTCGCGGCCCGCTGGCTCGCCGAGCAGCGCGCCGAGATCGTGGTGCGCCGCGTCGACGTGTTCGATCCCGCGATCCTGTCGAGGGCCCTCGCCGAGCTCGAGCCCGGCATCGACGGCGTCGCCTTGGTCGCCCTCGATCATCCGGCGGTCCGCGCGGCGATCGACGGCCTCGTCGAGCGGGGCATCGCCGTCGTCACCCTCGTCTCCGACGTGCCGAGCGCCCGGCGCGAACACTTCGTCGGCATCGACAACTCGGCCGCCGGCCGCACCGCGGCGAGCCTGATCGGGCGGTTCACCGCCGGACGGCCGGGCAAGATCGGCGTCGTCGCCGGCTCGTTCGCCCTGCGTGACCACGCCGAGCGGCTGTTCGGCTTCCAGCAGGTGATCTCCGCCGAATATCCGACCCTGACGGTGCTGCCGCCGCGGGAGGGACGCGACGATTTCGCCCTCAACCGCGTCGCCGTCGGCGAACTCCTCGAAAACCACCCCGACCTTCTCGCCGTCTATTCGATCGGGGCCGGCAACCGCGGCATCGTCGAAGCGCTCGAGGCGGCCGGCCGTGCTCAAGACGTCGTGTTCATCGGTCATGAACTGACGCAGCATTCTCGCCAATGGCTGCTCAGCGGGGTGATGGACGTCGTCATCGACCAGAACCCGGGCCATGAGGTGCGTTCCGCAGCGCGCATCCTGCTCGCGCGCTGCACCGGCGGCTCGGTGCTCGAAAGCCAGGAGAAGATCCGCATCGGAATCTATATCCGCGACAACCTGCCATAG
- the xylB gene encoding xylulokinase translates to MNLGIDIGTSSVKTVLVDADGRQIAAAEHALEVSRPHDGWSEQDPAAWWEGVLATIDSLAAKHPAEIAAVEGLGLSGQMHGATLLGADDRVLRPCILWNDGRSGAECAALEAAVPDLPAITGNRAMPGFTAPKLAWVRTHEPDIFAATRTVLLPKDYVRLLLTGEKVSEPSDAAGTLWLDTGARRWSETMLAATGLGLEAMPRLVEGSEPSGALREELRQRWNMTKAPIVAGGAGDNAAGAIGIGAIGTGDAFVSLGTSGVLWVTTDAFRPNPSRGVHAFCHAIPKTWHQMGVILSAASALTWVTKLVGAESEAALVARIDPALRGANPVMFEPYLSGERTPHNDPEARAAFIGLSHASGPADLALAVLEGVAFAFKDCLDALAEAGSRPTAVAAIGGGSRSTLWLEIIAAVLDLPVQRLAGGDLGGAYGAARLGRLAATGEAPSAVATKPPIAETIDPDRALAARYGHAFTTYRKIYPNLKDIRS, encoded by the coding sequence ATGAATCTCGGAATCGACATCGGAACCTCGTCGGTGAAGACCGTGCTCGTCGATGCGGACGGGCGCCAGATCGCCGCCGCCGAGCACGCCCTCGAGGTGTCCCGCCCCCACGACGGATGGTCCGAACAGGACCCGGCCGCGTGGTGGGAGGGCGTCCTCGCCACCATCGACAGCCTCGCCGCCAAGCATCCGGCGGAGATCGCGGCGGTCGAAGGTCTCGGTCTCTCCGGCCAGATGCACGGCGCGACGCTGCTCGGCGCCGACGACCGGGTGCTGCGCCCCTGCATCCTGTGGAACGACGGCCGCTCCGGCGCCGAGTGCGCGGCGCTCGAAGCCGCCGTGCCGGACCTGCCGGCGATCACCGGCAACCGCGCCATGCCGGGCTTCACCGCGCCGAAGCTCGCCTGGGTGCGCACCCACGAGCCGGACATCTTCGCCGCCACCCGCACGGTGCTGCTGCCGAAGGATTATGTCCGCCTGCTTCTGACCGGCGAGAAGGTCTCCGAACCGTCCGACGCCGCCGGCACGCTGTGGCTCGACACCGGCGCGCGCCGCTGGTCCGAGACGATGCTCGCCGCGACCGGCCTCGGCCTCGAGGCGATGCCGCGCCTCGTCGAAGGCTCCGAGCCCTCCGGCGCCCTGCGCGAGGAGCTCCGCCAGCGCTGGAACATGACGAAGGCCCCGATCGTGGCCGGCGGTGCCGGTGACAACGCGGCCGGCGCCATCGGCATCGGCGCCATCGGCACCGGAGACGCCTTCGTCTCGCTCGGCACCTCAGGCGTGTTGTGGGTGACGACGGACGCCTTCCGCCCGAACCCTTCGCGCGGCGTCCACGCCTTCTGCCACGCCATCCCGAAGACGTGGCACCAGATGGGCGTCATCCTCTCCGCCGCCTCGGCGCTGACCTGGGTGACGAAGCTCGTCGGCGCCGAGAGCGAAGCGGCGCTCGTCGCCCGCATCGATCCCGCCCTGCGCGGCGCCAATCCGGTGATGTTCGAGCCCTATCTGTCGGGCGAGCGCACGCCGCACAACGATCCGGAGGCGCGCGCCGCCTTCATCGGCCTCAGCCATGCGTCCGGCCCGGCCGACCTCGCCCTCGCGGTCCTCGAAGGCGTCGCCTTCGCCTTCAAGGACTGCCTCGACGCCCTCGCCGAGGCCGGGAGCCGTCCGACGGCGGTGGCCGCCATCGGCGGCGGGTCCCGCTCCACGCTGTGGCTCGAGATCATCGCCGCGGTGCTCGATCTGCCGGTCCAGCGGCTCGCCGGCGGCGATCTCGGCGGCGCCTACGGAGCGGCCCGGCTCGGCCGGCTCGCCGCCACAGGCGAGGCGCCGTCCGCCGTCGCGACCAAGCCGCCGATCGCCGAAACCATCGATCCCGACCGCGCCCTCGCCGCCCGCTACGGGCACGCGTTCACGACCTATCGCAAGATCTATCCGAACCTGAAGGACATCCGCTCATGA